GCGTATGCAGCATACGATGGTACCACTGCACCTTCGCCGTCTGCAGCTGGGCGCCAGGCTTGCTATCCGCCTTGATCACCTGCTTGAACGCCTCAACGGCGGAAGGCAGGCTACTGGTTGCTCCCGTCAGCGGCTCACCTCGCACGATGCGCCGCACCGTTTCGGCTTGGCCCAGCTTACCAGCAGCTTCCAGCTCCTCATCAGTTATGCGGAACGTCGTCCGCTTCAGCAAATGAATTCGATCTGCTTCCGTCCAAGTCACCTGATCTCACCTCCATGACTCACAGCTTGTCGCTTGCCTTTATCGACGCATACTAGAGTAGCAGACATGGCGTCTGCTCTGCGTGCCATCGATTCATCCCTTCCCCGCCAGCGCCAGCTGCGCCACTTCCTCAGAGCGAATGACCGACTGACTCGGCCTCACCCGCTGCAGCGCCACATTCGTCATCGCCTCGGCAATCGTCCGCGCCTGGATCGGACGGTACGGCCTGAGCGGTCCAGCGAACAGGAACGGCAGCCGCTCCGATACGCTCTGCGCGAGGCTTTCTCCAGCCCGATGCTCCGCACGCGGCCCCATAATGAGCGACGGACGGAAGATGTACAGCTCGTTCAGCCCAAGGCTGAGCAGCTCCTTCTCGACCATCCCCTTGACTCGGTTATAAAAGAACATCGAGCCCGCATCCGCGCCCATAGCGGTGACGATCAGCATACGCGCTGCGCCATGACGCTTAGCAAGTTGTCCGAGGCTAAGCGGATACGCATAGTCGACCTTCATGAACTGCTCCTGCGTCTTCGCCTTCTTCATCGTCGTCCCGAGCGTGCAGAAGACGTCCGCCTCGCGGAACAGCTCCTGCGGCAGCTGCTCAAGCTGGTCGAAGCTGATGATGCGCTGGTCCAGCCTCGGGTCGCTCATCTCCATGCCCGTTCGTACGAGCACGACCACGCGCTCATATGTGCTCTCCTTCAGCAGCAGACGCACCAGCTCCGTGCCGACGAGCCCTGTCGCCCCTACCACTACGGCGTGCTTCCCCATCCTTCATCCGCTCCTCTATGCCTGTCTGCTTGTCCATACTTATATATTCGAATACTCTGATTATTTCATGTCCGCCGATGGAAAACAAATAAGGCACAAGCTGAACTTACATCACAGCTCGTGCCCTAGCATATATACGTACAGCCGTCCCGAACGCCCTCAGTCAGCAGCCTGCTCACGTCTGCGGAGGCAAGCTCGACAGCCCTGCTGCTGCGTGTGCACCCGGCGACATATGCTTAATCTGGTTGCTTAGCCACTCCTCATCCGCATTGTCAGCAATGTGCGGATCGAGCACAGGACGTGCGTCGTTCCAGACGCATTCCACGCCAAGACCTCCTGCGAAGCCCTCCAGCATCCCGCAGCCGCTGCAGAACTGCTGGATCTGCTGCTCATCCAGGCAGACCACCTTATTACGTAAGCAGCAATATACATTCCCCTTCTCATCCTTCAAATTAATATGCTTGATGCTCTTCAATGACTCCCGCTCCTCTCTGTCCAGCACACGAAGTTATTAAGTGGGTAATATTTATTGTATATGCGGACGAACTCCGATATGTGACAAACTTCAGAGTGCTCGTCCTTTATTAACGTATAGACAGTCATAATGCTATAGTACCAATTGTAGAGGGGCTAAAAATGGGACTTTTGACTAACTTGCACTTGTAAAGTCAAATATTTTTAAGGGTGTCGTGTCGAATTTTGACTATTCAAACTGATAACATTGGAGTATACTCGACTACACAACGCTTATACATAGCATCACTATGCACACGGAGGGATTCCAACTGAAACACTCAAAGTTCATCTCCAAAATGACCAAGACCAGCATGACTCTTCTGCTAGCTGGAGCGCTAAGCGCACACCCTGTATTCGCTGACGCCCCACCACAAGGTATCGGCAACGAGCTCGAAATGGAGTTCAACGTGTACGATGTCGTATACAGCAACATCGTCAAGCTGACGTGGGATGACGGCGGGCAAGCTCTGAAGCCGTTCCAGACCCGTCGCGGCATTGCTCAGCAAGTGAACTATAAGGTGACAGCTGGCACTGATTATGATGATTACACCGAGCTGGGTGATCAGAAGGTGGATGTGCTGCTGAAGGTATCGGGCATGAACCCGAGCAACATTCAGACTGTAACAGCAGACGGCAATGAAGTGCAGCCTGTGCAGATTGATGGGGAGACCTACTACTTGCTGAAGGACGGCGTCAATATTGCGCGCAGCATGACGGCCATTAACGGCAACATGTCGATCGCCTTCAACTCCGTTACGTACGGCAATCCGTACAGCGTGAAGATTGTAACGGTGAAGGATGAGGTGCAACAGCAGCTAGAGCAAGAAGCGCCTCAGTTCTATCATGTTTCCACAGACTACTCAAGTCCGGTCAGGAGCGTAACCTTGGGAGCTAATTCTCCGCTGGAGGATTGGTACGCCAACCTCTATTCGGTATCTTACAGCAAGGACGACGAAAGCACCTACAATATGCTAGATATGGACGACATCACTTTGAACTCTGATGGTACGATCACGATCACAGGAGATGCAGCGGAAATTGATTATCAGAACAACTACTATGTTTTGTATTACAAGTTCAAATCTACAGGATATAAAGAAGGGGCATTCAATTATTGGGGTGAAGTCTAGTACGTTCATCACCATTCCGTCCTTTATTACCAGCTCCAATCATACATAATACAACCATACCCCTGGAGGGATCTCGCTTGAAACATTCGAAGCTTATGTCCAAATTGACCAAAACGAGCATGGCACTCCTGCTAGCTGGAGCGCTAAGCGCTCAATCTGCTATCGCTACCCCTGCACCAGCAGGCATCGGTAACGAGCTCGAAATGGAATTTAATGTATATGATGTCGTCTACAGCAACATCGTCAAGCTGACGTGGGACGACGGCGAGCAAGCTATGAAGCAGTTCCAGACCCGTCGCGGCGCTGCTCAACAGGTGAACTATAAGGTGACGGCCGGCACCGATTTTGAAGACTATACAGAGCTTGTAGCGGAGAAGGTAGATGTGTTGCTGAAGGTTACAGGTATGGACCCGAACAACATTCAGTCTGTAACAGCAGACGGCAATGCGGTGCAGCCCGTACAGATTGACGGGGATACCTACTACTTGCTGAAGGATGGCGTCAATATCGAACGCAGCATGGCTGCCATTGACGGTAGCATGTCCATCGCCTTCAACTCCGTTACTTCCGGCAATCCGTACAGCTTGAAGATTGTAACCGTGAAGGATGAGGTGCAAGCGCAGGAGCCGCCTCAGTTGCATTATGTTAGCGATCTTAATAATGAAGGAGTATGGAGTATAACCTTCGGATCCCAATCGTCACTAACGAACTGGTACAACAATCTCACCTCTGCTACGGTCAGCAAAGATGCCAATACTACCTACGCTCCATTTAACCTGAGTGAAATCACCTTGAATTCTGACAATACGATCACGATCACAGGTGATGCAGCGCAGATGGATTACAATCACTG
Above is a genomic segment from Paenibacillus sp. YYML68 containing:
- a CDS encoding NAD-dependent epimerase/dehydratase family protein is translated as MGKHAVVVGATGLVGTELVRLLLKESTYERVVVLVRTGMEMSDPRLDQRIISFDQLEQLPQELFREADVFCTLGTTMKKAKTQEQFMKVDYAYPLSLGQLAKRHGAARMLIVTAMGADAGSMFFYNRVKGMVEKELLSLGLNELYIFRPSLIMGPRAEHRAGESLAQSVSERLPFLFAGPLRPYRPIQARTIAEAMTNVALQRVRPSQSVIRSEEVAQLALAGKG